From Microscilla marina ATCC 23134, one genomic window encodes:
- a CDS encoding SpoIIE family protein phosphatase: TSKHEKYSIEGLKLARELKDTSAIVIFLNSKGLLASDSKQYEQSMQYYTEALKLEKAGEKQIMLATLFNNIGMVQNSLGKHDQALEYLFKSVETAHKLKDKRRKIMRTYKVSKEHFEKNFAFGVGNTYINIGTVYKNKKTYNKSIEYSNKGLEMMPNKRVFYQFQKVYNTLSQAHEGLNKTDLAFKYYKLYIGARDSLSSRNYERRLNKVVSIHTAEKKEKELAALRREADITKQRNRAINTALGGGLFLMLSLAGLMYKRYDDKRKSHNVLAEQNHEITAQNHEISAQRDQIAEKSEKLEFAYQNITDSIEYAQRIQEALLPSQEAIRKALPESMIMLKPRDKVSGDFYWFTQTGENETQKTVLAAVDCTGHGVPGAFMSMAGDAYLNQIVKQQGVTKPNEILFKLHKNIRQSLKQETTGNRDGMDISLVTIDHAQKTVNFAGAKNPLLYIQSGKLHLVKGDKHSIGGEQREDERSFTNHQISIDTDESTSFYLFSDGFQDQFGGSEGKKYMVSQFRDLLLSIHHLPMHTQKEHMEKAFSDWLGTDYEQLDDVLVMGFKV; this comes from the coding sequence CACAAGCAAGCATGAAAAGTACTCTATCGAAGGGTTAAAACTTGCCCGTGAATTGAAAGATACATCAGCCATTGTAATATTTCTGAATAGTAAAGGCTTATTGGCATCAGATTCAAAACAATACGAGCAATCAATGCAATATTATACAGAAGCATTAAAGCTCGAAAAAGCAGGCGAAAAACAAATAATGTTGGCTACCTTGTTTAATAACATAGGAATGGTGCAGAACAGCTTGGGTAAACACGACCAAGCCCTTGAGTATTTGTTTAAGTCAGTAGAAACTGCGCATAAGCTAAAAGATAAAAGGCGAAAAATAATGAGGACTTATAAAGTGTCTAAAGAGCACTTTGAGAAAAACTTTGCCTTTGGAGTGGGCAATACTTATATCAATATTGGCACGGTATACAAAAACAAAAAGACGTATAATAAATCAATTGAATATAGCAATAAAGGCTTAGAGATGATGCCTAACAAACGCGTCTTTTATCAGTTTCAGAAAGTATACAATACCTTGTCGCAAGCGCATGAAGGTTTAAACAAAACTGACCTTGCTTTTAAATATTATAAACTATACATAGGGGCACGCGATAGCCTTAGCTCACGAAACTACGAACGTCGTTTGAACAAAGTAGTATCTATACATACTGCTGAGAAAAAAGAAAAGGAACTTGCCGCGCTCCGACGAGAGGCTGACATTACCAAACAACGCAATCGTGCAATTAATACTGCTTTGGGAGGAGGATTGTTTTTGATGTTGAGTCTTGCTGGCTTGATGTACAAAAGATATGACGACAAACGCAAGTCGCATAATGTATTGGCAGAACAAAACCACGAAATAACGGCACAAAACCACGAAATAAGTGCACAGCGCGACCAAATTGCTGAAAAAAGCGAAAAACTAGAGTTTGCCTACCAAAACATTACTGATAGTATAGAGTATGCGCAACGTATTCAAGAAGCATTGTTGCCTTCGCAAGAAGCCATTCGTAAGGCTTTGCCCGAATCTATGATCATGCTTAAGCCAAGAGATAAAGTAAGCGGGGATTTTTATTGGTTTACCCAAACCGGAGAAAATGAGACGCAAAAAACAGTACTTGCCGCAGTAGATTGTACTGGGCATGGAGTACCAGGGGCTTTTATGAGTATGGCAGGAGATGCTTACTTAAATCAGATTGTAAAACAGCAAGGGGTAACCAAGCCCAACGAAATTTTGTTTAAACTGCATAAAAACATTCGTCAGTCGCTGAAACAAGAAACCACTGGTAATCGCGATGGCATGGACATATCGCTTGTGACAATTGATCACGCACAAAAAACGGTAAACTTTGCGGGTGCTAAAAACCCCTTATTATATATACAAAGCGGTAAGCTTCATTTGGTTAAAGGTGATAAGCACTCTATAGGAGGAGAACAACGTGAAGACGAACGAAGCTTTACCAACCATCAGATAAGCATAGATACTGACGAATCTACAAGCTTTTACTTATTTTCTGATGGTTTTCAAGACCAGTTTGGTGGCAGCGAAGGCAAAAAATATATGGTGAGTCAGTTCAGAGATTTGCTGTTGTCTATCCATCATTTGCCTATGCATACTCAAAAAGAACACATGGAAAAAGCTTTTTCTGACTGGTTAGGTACTGACTATGAACAACTTGACGATGTTTTGGTGATGGGGTTTAAAGTATAG
- a CDS encoding NAD(P)/FAD-dependent oxidoreductase, with protein MDHTKILEVAVVGGGPAGMSAALVFGRAMISTVIINEEQARNMVTQGSHGFLTRDGVHPSELLQIAKDQLAQYTQVNYVKGRVSEVKQEEKIFIIKTSQGDIFKAKHIVFATGYQENIQQVNLPGIELVYGKTVYPCPFCDGWERRNQPLALFGEEAFVFEFAKTVSHWTNDLIVFTNGKKVLSEEQKQALKQNKVGLVEDSIEKLISTNGQLQGVQLTHGQTISRQGGFLLSTGEKQACEIPAQLGVETNDDGTYKSNEWGKSEIEGIYIIGDAKNGFGGIAASVAEGAKVASMMIHEIIHQKWVTV; from the coding sequence ATGGATCATACAAAGATTTTAGAAGTAGCAGTTGTGGGTGGAGGCCCCGCCGGAATGAGCGCAGCCTTGGTTTTTGGCCGGGCAATGATTAGTACAGTCATTATCAACGAAGAGCAAGCCCGCAATATGGTTACTCAAGGTTCGCACGGTTTTCTAACCCGCGACGGGGTTCACCCATCTGAGCTTTTGCAAATAGCTAAAGATCAACTGGCTCAGTATACGCAAGTAAACTATGTCAAGGGTCGGGTAAGTGAGGTAAAACAGGAGGAAAAAATATTTATTATCAAGACCAGCCAAGGCGACATATTCAAGGCTAAACATATAGTATTTGCTACAGGCTACCAAGAAAATATCCAACAGGTAAACTTACCTGGTATAGAGTTGGTGTATGGCAAAACTGTGTACCCTTGCCCTTTTTGCGATGGTTGGGAACGACGCAATCAGCCATTGGCTTTGTTTGGTGAAGAGGCTTTTGTATTCGAATTTGCCAAAACCGTTAGCCACTGGACCAATGACTTAATAGTATTTACAAATGGTAAAAAAGTGCTATCTGAAGAACAAAAACAAGCCCTTAAACAAAACAAAGTAGGATTGGTAGAAGATAGCATAGAAAAACTGATTTCAACCAATGGGCAATTACAAGGGGTGCAACTTACACACGGACAAACTATTTCCCGTCAAGGAGGTTTTTTATTAAGCACTGGCGAAAAACAAGCTTGTGAGATTCCAGCACAACTAGGAGTAGAGACCAATGATGATGGCACTTATAAATCCAATGAGTGGGGTAAGTCTGAGATAGAAGGTATATATATCATAGGCGACGCTAAAAATGGCTTTGGGGGCATTGCAGCTTCAGTCGCTGAGGGTGCCAAGGTTGCCTCAATGATGATTCACGAAATTATTCACCAAAAGTGGGTTACAGTCTAA
- a CDS encoding TetR/AcrR family transcriptional regulator, with amino-acid sequence MTKNKLNIIQASIIVLNKDPSARIETIADNAGVSRRTLHRYFSTRDDLLAACAAWIMDEVLNDVTNATQTHKQPLERLKQIFKDDISKGQYFEFCQKFVAHFEDKVIQAKFNQMTQLFQGALDQTKAQGIIDKALSNEWIEYMWMGIVHGATRALAEGAVAPKAVHELAWNTFAHGLINQTDK; translated from the coding sequence ATGACAAAAAACAAACTAAATATCATTCAGGCATCTATCATAGTGCTCAACAAAGATCCTTCGGCAAGGATAGAAACTATTGCCGACAATGCCGGCGTGAGTAGGCGTACCCTACATCGGTATTTTAGTACCAGAGACGATTTACTAGCTGCCTGTGCTGCGTGGATCATGGATGAGGTACTCAATGATGTAACCAATGCCACCCAAACCCACAAACAACCACTGGAACGGCTCAAACAAATATTTAAAGATGACATTAGTAAAGGGCAATATTTTGAGTTTTGCCAGAAGTTTGTCGCCCACTTTGAAGACAAAGTCATTCAAGCAAAGTTTAACCAAATGACCCAACTCTTTCAGGGTGCGTTAGACCAGACTAAAGCGCAGGGAATCATTGATAAAGCACTGAGTAATGAATGGATAGAATACATGTGGATGGGCATAGTACATGGAGCTACCCGTGCTTTGGCAGAAGGAGCCGTGGCACCTAAAGCAGTACACGAGCTTGCCTGGAATACGTTTGCGCATGGATTAATAAATCAAACAGACAAATAA
- a CDS encoding S8 family serine peptidase has product MLNLRKGFTWLVVLLGVSAMSARAQQRYTQRQTQKLKTLSRTYLKKSQTQRAQAYQRAKNLGIATRIISEGKVMELQRFTANGIPLYNITYNATAAQTISTDRVHTDLGITGNGMTLGIWDGGAVRTTHREFMNNGNSRVTQQDGAPTLNFHATHVAGTMVAAGVTANAKGMAYEASLDAYDWNDDLAEMTDAAANGLLLSNHSYGKGTGWEWNDQHRVWLWFGDVSISTVEDYKFGFYDEEARALDNIAVNAPNYLICKAAGNDRNNNRVGEHYYFDNGGNAVRSFDFRNPDGNYDCIGGAATAKNILTVGAVNDIVGGYTRAADVVQSNFSSWGPTDDGRIKPDIVANGVTLNSTWHTADDAYSSISGTSMATPSVTGSLGLLQQYYHGRNNNTYMRSATLKALAIHTADEAGAADGPDYQNGWGLMNTKSAADVITNRNNTSRIEEQTLDNNGNYTIDIMATGNEPLVATIVWTDLAGTPVAPALDPANRMLVNDLDIRITHRNATTGAVTTHQPWMLDPANPANAATRGDNDRDNVEKIFIANPVAGTYTITVTHKGNLRNNNSQTFSMIVTGINVNNNNVACAIPAALNTSNIANTSAVLNWGAVAGATSYDVRYRAQGTANWTNINAVNGTSTNISGLTQATTYEFQVRTNCVGGSSAYAGIVNFVTNGAPTGYCAAKGGTADEYIQRVQFGTINNVSGDNGGYGDFTAQSVTLGRGSTTTITITPAWKGQTYPEGYSVWIDLNRDGDFDDAGEQVYTRSATTAGSVSGNITIPAGAAIGQTRLRVTMRYDQIPAACGTFQWGEVEDYIVNISANGNNAAVVLTTQQVKVPTTDISLSPNPASSALNITVMSEGKATFTLMSRNGAALQTQSAKDQGGKINKTFDVSKYPAGLYLMKINANGAQYVKRVVIIK; this is encoded by the coding sequence ATGTTAAATTTAAGAAAAGGATTTACCTGGCTGGTAGTATTGCTGGGCGTATCTGCTATGTCGGCACGTGCCCAACAGCGTTATACACAACGCCAGACCCAGAAGTTAAAGACATTGAGTCGCACTTATTTAAAAAAATCACAAACCCAAAGAGCGCAAGCTTACCAACGTGCCAAAAACTTAGGCATTGCCACCCGAATTATTTCTGAAGGAAAGGTCATGGAATTGCAGCGTTTTACTGCCAATGGTATTCCTTTGTACAACATCACCTATAATGCTACAGCTGCCCAAACTATTTCGACCGATAGGGTACATACCGACCTGGGCATTACTGGCAACGGTATGACATTGGGTATTTGGGATGGTGGAGCAGTAAGAACCACCCACCGCGAATTTATGAACAATGGCAATAGCCGGGTAACCCAACAAGATGGTGCACCCACCCTTAATTTTCATGCAACTCATGTGGCAGGCACAATGGTAGCGGCCGGGGTAACTGCCAACGCAAAAGGGATGGCTTATGAGGCAAGCTTAGATGCGTATGACTGGAACGATGACCTTGCCGAAATGACGGATGCAGCCGCCAATGGTTTGTTACTATCTAACCATTCGTATGGCAAAGGTACTGGTTGGGAGTGGAATGATCAGCATAGGGTTTGGCTATGGTTTGGAGACGTAAGTATCAGTACTGTAGAGGACTATAAGTTTGGCTTTTATGATGAAGAAGCCCGTGCCTTGGACAATATTGCAGTAAATGCACCTAATTACTTGATCTGTAAAGCAGCTGGAAACGATCGTAACAACAACCGCGTAGGTGAGCACTATTATTTTGACAATGGAGGTAATGCAGTTCGTTCATTTGACTTTCGCAACCCTGATGGCAACTATGATTGTATTGGAGGAGCAGCTACTGCCAAAAATATTTTGACTGTAGGCGCGGTAAATGACATTGTTGGAGGCTATACGCGTGCGGCTGATGTGGTACAATCTAATTTTAGTAGCTGGGGACCTACCGATGACGGTCGTATCAAACCAGACATTGTTGCCAACGGAGTAACGCTGAACTCTACCTGGCATACAGCCGACGATGCTTATAGCAGCATTAGTGGTACCTCTATGGCTACCCCAAGCGTAACGGGATCTTTGGGTTTGTTACAGCAATACTACCACGGACGCAACAACAACACTTACATGCGTTCGGCTACGCTTAAGGCGTTGGCTATTCACACTGCCGATGAAGCTGGAGCGGCCGATGGACCTGACTACCAAAATGGTTGGGGCTTGATGAATACCAAGTCAGCGGCTGACGTAATTACCAATCGTAATAACACCTCGCGTATAGAGGAGCAAACCCTTGATAACAATGGTAACTATACCATAGATATAATGGCTACAGGCAATGAGCCTTTGGTGGCAACCATTGTATGGACAGACCTTGCGGGTACGCCGGTAGCACCTGCTCTAGACCCTGCCAATCGTATGTTGGTAAATGATTTGGACATTCGTATTACGCACCGAAACGCAACGACTGGAGCAGTGACTACCCACCAGCCCTGGATGCTTGACCCTGCCAACCCTGCCAATGCAGCTACTCGAGGCGACAACGACCGCGACAATGTAGAAAAAATCTTTATTGCTAACCCGGTAGCAGGTACTTACACCATTACAGTTACACATAAAGGCAACTTGCGTAATAACAACAGCCAGACTTTTTCAATGATTGTGACGGGTATCAATGTAAACAACAACAATGTGGCTTGCGCAATACCTGCAGCCTTAAATACAAGCAACATTGCCAATACTTCGGCTGTGTTGAACTGGGGAGCTGTAGCTGGAGCTACGTCTTATGATGTACGTTACCGAGCACAAGGAACAGCCAACTGGACCAATATAAATGCAGTAAATGGGACTTCTACTAATATAAGTGGTTTGACCCAAGCCACTACTTATGAATTTCAGGTAAGAACCAACTGTGTAGGTGGCAGCAGTGCTTATGCTGGTATTGTAAATTTTGTTACTAATGGTGCACCCACAGGATACTGTGCTGCAAAAGGAGGAACAGCCGATGAATATATCCAGCGAGTACAGTTTGGTACGATTAACAATGTATCGGGCGACAATGGAGGGTATGGCGATTTTACCGCGCAATCGGTTACTTTGGGCAGAGGGAGTACTACTACTATTACCATTACACCTGCCTGGAAGGGACAGACTTACCCAGAAGGATACAGTGTGTGGATAGATCTTAACCGGGATGGGGATTTCGATGATGCCGGGGAGCAAGTATATACCCGTAGTGCTACTACAGCTGGGTCAGTTTCAGGAAATATCACTATTCCGGCAGGAGCTGCTATCGGGCAAACTCGTCTGAGAGTGACTATGCGTTATGATCAAATACCTGCTGCTTGTGGTACTTTTCAGTGGGGTGAAGTAGAAGATTATATCGTGAATATTAGTGCCAACGGTAACAATGCCGCTGTTGTATTGACTACTCAACAAGTAAAGGTGCCTACAACAGATATTTCATTGTCACCCAACCCTGCCAGTTCTGCACTTAACATTACTGTAATGTCTGAAGGGAAAGCAACATTTACCTTGATGAGCCGAAATGGAGCAGCCTTGCAAACGCAATCAGCGAAGGATCAAGGAGGAAAAATCAATAAAACATTTGATGTAAGTAAATACCCAGCGGGCTTGTATCTGATGAAGATCAACGCCAATGGTGCACAGTATGTCAAGCGGGTAGTGATTATTAAATAG
- a CDS encoding T9SS type A sorting domain-containing protein has product MKTKPKGLLVLVFALLLLSSYDTHAQLNADISVSQSSVPSTIEKGKKAAVRIRVYNTGNRTWSAGQSFRLGAGSGTNGATANQMQWTDFSAGGYMRSTTDARVYLSHNVSPGSYVDFRFNISGNHAGNRKLSVRMVQDGVAWFGEAYAWNINVNNPTVAPNNADISVSQSSVPSTIEKGKKAAVRIRVYNTGNRTWSAGQSFRLGAGSGTNGATANQIQWADFSAGGYMGSVTNARVYLPHNVSPGGYVDFRFNISSNHAGSRKLSVRMVQDGVAWFGEAYAWNINVNNPAPNNHNNGEVRESQSSVIASMKVNEKKQVRIRVYNNGNTTWSAGQNYRLGATTSNQVTWSDFINGGYATSPTNARAFLPHNVSPGGYVDFRFNISSVVSGNRRLSLRMVRDGVEWFGETQTWSINVGNVAPPPTTCETLFGVHWWAPGASSLMNGKKGWSVEIINAEGINHPSDLNGIKSHMRSIINDGFTPVVRLNWNWFATIPNPGSISYNAFADRCAIIIHELYNNLGNGQKVKWFQIGNEYNLDYEYKPSGDGRGAPASTYVAYYNAVYNKVKNSVSNGNQIKVLVGPVANWAPTAVDGTLGSGYYDAYYKAVVQGIGNNCDGYAIHTYGAHNNGNRSYAGGITINWGPDNHLGRAGNVLPAGFNKANTKGFRSYRVLMQIIDSYGKAGVPAIITETNTSAHFTVTKNSACNNPTPCTSGDCKLIPPSVTYYQGWMQQAYQEINSWNNAHSRKILGLCWFVYKSEGEWTEFALQNSNCMLGQARTDFDNTTRAHNYSGQNCLNASATQKEKTHVAAHKRISNVYPVPATNGVTVELLAPTYKADKPAVSKLEVKDMYGQLVLSKKVAPQQTKHYLKLEKLKSGIYTLLIYHSKGVETRRFNIKK; this is encoded by the coding sequence ATGAAAACAAAACCAAAGGGCTTGCTTGTATTAGTCTTTGCGCTTTTACTACTATCAAGCTATGACACACACGCACAATTAAACGCTGACATCAGTGTATCTCAATCTTCGGTTCCATCCACCATCGAAAAGGGAAAAAAGGCAGCGGTACGCATCAGGGTATACAACACAGGAAACCGTACCTGGTCGGCAGGGCAATCTTTCAGGCTGGGAGCCGGATCGGGTACCAATGGTGCTACCGCTAACCAAATGCAATGGACTGACTTTTCGGCGGGTGGCTATATGCGCTCTACCACCGATGCCAGGGTATACCTGTCTCACAACGTATCGCCAGGTAGTTATGTAGATTTCCGGTTTAACATATCAGGCAATCACGCTGGTAATCGCAAGCTTTCGGTAAGAATGGTACAAGATGGAGTGGCTTGGTTTGGAGAAGCATACGCCTGGAACATCAACGTAAACAATCCGACGGTTGCCCCCAACAACGCCGACATCAGTGTATCTCAATCTTCGGTTCCATCCACCATCGAAAAGGGGAAAAAGGCAGCAGTACGCATCAGGGTGTACAATACAGGAAACCGTACCTGGTCGGCAGGGCAATCTTTCAGGCTGGGAGCCGGATCGGGCACCAACGGGGCTACCGCCAACCAAATACAATGGGCTGATTTTTCGGCAGGTGGCTATATGGGCTCTGTTACTAATGCCAGGGTATACTTACCTCACAACGTATCACCAGGGGGCTATGTAGATTTCAGGTTTAACATATCGAGCAATCACGCTGGTAGTCGCAAGCTTTCGGTAAGAATGGTGCAAGATGGGGTGGCTTGGTTTGGAGAAGCGTACGCCTGGAACATCAACGTAAACAATCCTGCACCAAACAATCACAATAACGGCGAAGTAAGAGAATCACAGTCATCGGTTATAGCATCGATGAAGGTTAACGAAAAGAAACAGGTACGTATCAGGGTATACAACAACGGTAATACTACTTGGTCGGCAGGGCAAAACTACCGTTTGGGAGCTACCACAAGCAATCAGGTAACCTGGTCAGACTTTATCAATGGTGGATATGCCACTTCACCTACCAACGCCCGTGCTTTTTTACCTCACAATGTGTCACCAGGCGGTTATGTCGATTTCAGATTCAATATTTCGTCTGTAGTATCAGGCAACCGCCGTCTTTCATTGCGCATGGTACGCGATGGGGTAGAATGGTTTGGCGAAACCCAAACCTGGAGCATCAACGTGGGTAATGTGGCGCCACCCCCTACTACTTGTGAAACCTTATTTGGGGTTCATTGGTGGGCACCTGGCGCCAGTAGCCTAATGAACGGTAAAAAAGGTTGGTCGGTAGAAATTATCAATGCCGAAGGCATCAATCACCCTTCAGACTTAAACGGCATCAAATCGCACATGCGCAGTATTATCAATGATGGCTTTACCCCAGTAGTAAGGCTCAACTGGAACTGGTTTGCTACTATTCCTAACCCTGGCAGTATATCTTATAATGCATTTGCCGACCGTTGCGCAATAATTATACACGAACTGTACAACAACCTCGGAAACGGTCAAAAAGTGAAGTGGTTTCAAATAGGCAATGAGTATAACCTCGACTATGAGTACAAGCCATCGGGCGATGGTCGTGGGGCTCCTGCCAGTACTTATGTGGCTTATTATAATGCTGTGTATAACAAAGTGAAAAACAGTGTAAGCAACGGAAACCAGATCAAAGTACTGGTAGGGCCAGTAGCCAACTGGGCTCCTACTGCAGTAGATGGCACCTTGGGTTCAGGTTATTACGACGCCTACTACAAGGCTGTAGTACAAGGCATTGGCAACAATTGTGATGGGTATGCCATTCATACTTATGGTGCACACAACAACGGTAATCGTTCTTATGCAGGCGGTATTACTATCAATTGGGGACCAGATAACCACCTGGGCAGGGCAGGCAATGTGTTGCCTGCTGGTTTTAACAAAGCCAACACCAAGGGGTTCAGGTCTTACCGGGTATTGATGCAAATCATCGATTCTTACGGAAAAGCAGGAGTTCCAGCCATTATTACCGAAACCAACACAAGTGCTCACTTTACTGTTACCAAAAACAGCGCTTGCAACAATCCTACTCCTTGTACATCGGGCGACTGCAAACTCATTCCTCCTTCGGTTACTTATTATCAGGGCTGGATGCAACAAGCCTATCAAGAGATCAACAGTTGGAACAACGCACATTCACGCAAAATATTAGGCTTGTGTTGGTTTGTGTACAAATCGGAAGGCGAATGGACCGAATTTGCTTTACAAAATAGCAATTGTATGTTGGGGCAAGCAAGAACCGACTTCGACAATACTACCCGTGCTCATAACTATAGTGGGCAAAACTGCCTGAATGCCAGCGCCACGCAAAAAGAAAAGACGCATGTTGCTGCCCACAAGCGTATAAGCAATGTATACCCAGTACCTGCCACCAATGGCGTGACAGTCGAGCTTTTGGCACCTACGTACAAGGCAGATAAACCAGCAGTGAGCAAACTAGAAGTAAAAGATATGTACGGGCAACTTGTGCTTTCTAAAAAAGTAGCCCCACAACAAACCAAGCATTACTTAAAGCTAGAAAAGTTGAAATCAGGCATTTATACACTCCTTATTTACCACTCAAAAGGAGTAGAAACCCGCAGATTCAATATCAAAAAGTAG
- a CDS encoding TonB-dependent receptor, protein MINYKRMMQSVGLCFLILLGASFAYAQKSTLSGYVKDASNGEVLLGASVYLTELQNGAVTNEYGFFSIKIPNGQYTVKVSYIGYKTVTKQVNLANDQKLNVELPVEGQALETVVVTSEKQDANIRSTQMSVNKLEIKTIQKMPAFFGEADIIRSIQLLPGVTTVGEGASGFNVRGGNIDQNLILIDEAPVYNSSHALGFFSVFNPDAVKNVKLVKGGIPAQYGGRLSSLLDVRLREGNNKKFEMNGGIGLLFSRFSVQAPIQKGKSSFIIAGRRSYIDLFFPLLGGALSNSSVYFYDLTAKLNFTLNDKNKIFVSGYFGRDKIGLDVFGFNWGNATATIRWNHLFNDQLFLNTTAFYSNYDYQLGVPNDTDGFDWKANIVNYSFKPEFTYFANASNTINFGGQAILYQFVPGTATFTSGGNSRDISLDDKFGLETAVYLSNEQSIGDNVTLEYGVRYSWFNYLGAGKAITFGDAPAGERREPVSSREYGMWETIQEYGNFEPRFSAKYMLNRTSSLKLSYHRMAQYIHLVSNSTASIPLDTWTPSTNNIQPQLADQVALGYFKNFGENNDYEFSAETYYKLYQNQIDYIDGADLLLNENLEGDLLTGEGKAYGLELYLKKNNGKFTGWVSYTLARTERQVNGINNDSWYPTRFDRTHNLYVVGMYKLSKRVELSANFMFASGTPTTFPTNRFEFEGIVAPHNAENSRNNFRIPAAHRLDVALTLLPKNTKKRWQGFWVFSIYNLYANRNPFSIFFQADADNPTITRAYRYSIIGSVIPSVTYNFKF, encoded by the coding sequence ATGATAAATTACAAACGAATGATGCAATCAGTGGGGCTATGCTTCCTGATATTGTTAGGTGCCAGCTTCGCGTATGCGCAAAAATCTACCTTAAGCGGATATGTAAAAGATGCCAGTAACGGTGAAGTGCTATTGGGAGCATCTGTTTACCTGACAGAACTGCAAAATGGAGCAGTTACCAATGAGTACGGGTTTTTCTCAATCAAAATTCCCAATGGTCAATACACGGTAAAAGTGAGCTATATTGGTTACAAAACAGTGACCAAACAAGTAAACCTCGCCAATGACCAAAAGCTAAATGTAGAACTCCCGGTAGAAGGTCAAGCCCTCGAAACTGTAGTGGTCACCAGTGAAAAACAAGATGCGAACATACGCAGCACTCAAATGAGTGTAAACAAACTGGAAATCAAGACAATTCAGAAAATGCCTGCCTTTTTTGGCGAAGCCGACATCATCCGAAGTATTCAATTGTTGCCTGGAGTAACTACAGTAGGAGAGGGAGCCAGTGGGTTCAATGTGCGTGGGGGTAACATAGACCAAAACCTGATTTTGATAGACGAAGCTCCTGTGTATAATTCTTCACACGCCTTGGGTTTCTTTTCGGTGTTTAACCCTGATGCAGTAAAAAATGTAAAGCTGGTCAAAGGAGGAATTCCTGCCCAATATGGCGGTCGCTTGTCGTCGTTGTTAGACGTACGCTTGCGCGAAGGGAACAATAAGAAGTTTGAGATGAACGGGGGAATTGGTTTACTGTTTAGCCGGTTTAGTGTTCAGGCACCCATTCAAAAGGGCAAGTCGTCTTTTATTATTGCCGGGCGTCGCTCTTATATCGATTTGTTCTTTCCTTTATTAGGTGGTGCTTTGAGCAACAGTAGTGTATATTTTTATGATTTAACGGCCAAATTAAACTTTACGCTTAACGATAAGAATAAAATATTTGTATCAGGCTATTTTGGGCGAGACAAGATAGGGTTAGATGTTTTTGGTTTTAATTGGGGCAATGCTACCGCTACCATACGTTGGAATCACCTCTTCAACGATCAGTTGTTTTTGAATACCACTGCGTTTTATAGCAATTATGATTATCAGTTGGGGGTACCCAACGATACCGATGGTTTTGACTGGAAAGCCAACATTGTAAACTACAGTTTCAAGCCGGAGTTTACCTATTTTGCCAACGCCAGCAATACAATTAACTTTGGTGGGCAAGCCATTTTATACCAATTTGTGCCTGGTACAGCTACTTTTACCAGTGGGGGCAATAGCCGCGATATTTCGCTGGATGATAAGTTTGGGCTGGAAACGGCCGTATACCTGAGCAATGAGCAAAGCATTGGCGATAACGTGACCCTGGAGTATGGTGTGCGTTATTCTTGGTTTAACTACCTTGGGGCTGGCAAAGCCATTACTTTTGGCGATGCACCTGCTGGCGAGCGTCGCGAACCTGTAAGTAGTAGAGAATACGGAATGTGGGAGACTATTCAGGAGTATGGCAATTTTGAACCCCGTTTCTCGGCAAAATATATGCTTAATCGTACATCTTCGCTTAAGTTAAGTTACCACCGAATGGCACAATATATTCACCTGGTGTCTAACTCTACCGCCTCTATTCCTCTAGATACCTGGACACCCAGCACCAATAATATTCAGCCTCAGCTTGCCGACCAGGTAGCTTTGGGGTATTTTAAAAACTTTGGTGAAAACAACGATTACGAATTTTCGGCAGAAACCTACTATAAGCTTTATCAAAACCAAATAGACTATATAGATGGCGCCGATTTACTGCTAAACGAAAACCTGGAAGGTGACTTGCTCACTGGCGAGGGCAAAGCTTATGGCTTAGAACTTTACTTGAAGAAAAACAACGGTAAATTTACCGGATGGGTAAGCTACACCCTGGCACGTACTGAGCGTCAAGTCAATGGAATTAATAATGACAGTTGGTATCCCACCCGTTTTGACCGTACGCACAACTTGTATGTGGTAGGTATGTATAAATTGAGTAAGCGGGTAGAATTATCGGCAAACTTTATGTTTGCTTCGGGTACCCCTACCACTTTTCCTACCAATCGCTTTGAGTTTGAAGGGATAGTGGCACCCCACAACGCCGAAAACAGTCGTAATAATTTTCGTATTCCAGCAGCCCATCGTTTAGACGTTGCCTTGACCCTACTACCCAAAAACACCAAAAAACGTTGGCAGGGATTCTGGGTGTTTTCTATTTATAACCTGTATGCTAACCGAAACCCTTTCTCTATATTTTTTCAGGCAGACGCTGATAACCCAACCATTACCCGTGCCTATCGATATTCTATCATAGGCTCTGTTATTCCATCGGTTACTTATAATTTCAAGTTTTAA